One window from the genome of Gammaproteobacteria bacterium encodes:
- a CDS encoding CBS domain-containing protein, which produces MSQSFHPLSTQTLATDTVVFRYGQGLPASVNMDATALDVMTDLLRVKVFTVAPQTPIDDALQKMIHAEVRLLIVTDYTDSVLGVITATDVMGERPIAVSSAERIPHSAIRVEKIMTARDEIDALRMKDVERASVGDIVATLRGAGRQHAIVLDEDERGKAILRGIFSTTQIAKLLGVALEADGKAQSFAELERALLA; this is translated from the coding sequence ATGTCACAGTCATTTCACCCGTTGTCAACGCAGACGCTGGCGACGGATACCGTTGTATTTCGATACGGCCAGGGATTGCCGGCTTCCGTTAACATGGATGCCACCGCACTGGATGTGATGACCGATCTGCTGCGCGTCAAGGTGTTTACCGTCGCGCCGCAAACACCGATCGATGACGCCTTGCAGAAGATGATTCACGCCGAGGTGCGGCTGTTGATAGTCACTGATTACACGGACTCGGTGCTGGGCGTCATCACGGCTACCGACGTCATGGGCGAGCGTCCGATCGCCGTCAGTTCAGCCGAGCGCATTCCGCATAGCGCGATTCGCGTGGAAAAAATCATGACCGCACGCGACGAAATCGACGCGCTGCGCATGAAAGATGTCGAGCGTGCGTCCGTCGGCGATATTGTAGCGACCTTGCGCGGTGCGGGCCGTCAGCACGCGATCGTGCTGGACGAAGACGAGCGCGGCAAGGCTATTCTGCGCGGCATTTTTTCCACTACGCAGATTGCGAAGCTGCTTGGCGTGGCTCTCGAAGCGGATGGCAAGGCGCAGAGTTTCGCAGAACTGGAGCGCGCGCTGCTGGCTTGA
- a CDS encoding cold-shock protein, translating into DDGGDDLFAHFSAIQAKGFKTLAENQKVSFDVTTGPKGKQAANIQPM; encoded by the coding sequence CCGATGACGGAGGCGACGATCTGTTTGCGCATTTCTCCGCGATTCAGGCCAAAGGCTTCAAAACACTGGCCGAAAACCAGAAAGTGTCTTTTGATGTAACCACCGGCCCCAAGGGCAAGCAGGCGGCGAACATTCAGCCGATGTAA
- a CDS encoding TonB-dependent receptor, which yields MAQEPGQTVELDPVTITASPLEETELEIARPASVLYGDELRRKVAPTIGETLAEEPGVSASEVAQGASRPVIRGLDAPRVRVLENGIGSMDVSNISADHAISIEPLGARQVEILRGPATLLYGSGAIGGVVNVVTNRILDYVPETLETEVDVRYGSVSEERTGRFDVTGGIGDNVALHLDAASRETNDYEIPDDAADDPETVASDDKLVNSAVDTDNFSGGGSYVGDRGFVGAAVGRYLSQYGIPGAEGVFIDADQTRYDAKGELQAPLPGFQRLKVDAGYNDYTHTEFEGPGEPGTVFENEEYEARLELLHHPLAKWSGAVGVQYRDQDFAAIGEEAFVAPTETRALGLFVVEEREFGPLTFELGSRYERQETDASGGNPDADHDLYSVSTGAIYNFSDNYALNISATRSQRAPAAQELYAAGPHLTTLTFEQGDAGLEEETAHSVDIGLRKTQGRLTWGVNAFANRIDDFIFLEGIDGNGDGLVDRVSEEGEFDPVGELVSVAYEQQDAEFYGGEVEGVIGLLQGSGSGLDLRVFADYVRGKLDGGGDLPRITPLRFGAGLDYTLERWSAGIDVIQIEEQDQVAELETETQGYTMLDANLTYWVASNADYQFFVQGSNLLDEEARRHTSFVKETAPLPGRSVLVGLNARF from the coding sequence GCCCGGCGTCGGTGCTGTACGGCGACGAATTGAGAAGGAAAGTAGCTCCGACCATCGGCGAAACGCTCGCCGAGGAGCCCGGTGTCAGCGCCAGCGAGGTCGCGCAAGGCGCAAGCCGGCCGGTCATTCGAGGTCTGGATGCGCCGCGGGTGCGGGTGCTGGAAAACGGCATTGGCTCGATGGACGTCTCGAATATAAGCGCGGATCACGCCATCAGCATCGAGCCGCTGGGCGCGCGACAAGTCGAGATCCTGCGCGGGCCGGCGACCTTGCTCTACGGCAGCGGCGCGATCGGCGGCGTCGTTAACGTCGTCACCAACCGCATCCTCGACTATGTCCCCGAAACGCTGGAGACCGAGGTCGATGTGCGCTACGGCAGCGTCTCCGAGGAGCGCACCGGCCGTTTCGATGTCACCGGCGGCATCGGCGACAACGTTGCGTTGCACCTGGACGCCGCCAGCCGCGAAACCAACGACTACGAGATCCCCGATGATGCCGCGGACGACCCGGAAACCGTTGCCTCCGACGATAAGCTGGTCAACAGTGCCGTGGATACCGACAATTTTTCGGGTGGCGGCTCCTACGTCGGCGACCGCGGCTTCGTCGGCGCCGCCGTCGGCCGTTATCTAAGTCAGTACGGCATCCCGGGCGCGGAGGGTGTTTTTATCGACGCTGACCAGACGCGCTACGATGCCAAGGGCGAATTGCAAGCGCCGCTGCCCGGCTTCCAGCGGCTGAAGGTCGACGCGGGTTACAACGACTACACGCACACGGAGTTTGAAGGCCCCGGAGAACCCGGCACCGTATTCGAAAACGAAGAATACGAAGCGCGCCTGGAGTTGCTGCACCATCCACTGGCGAAGTGGTCGGGCGCGGTGGGCGTGCAGTATCGCGATCAGGATTTCGCGGCGATCGGCGAAGAAGCGTTTGTCGCGCCGACCGAGACCCGGGCGCTGGGTCTGTTCGTTGTCGAGGAACGGGAGTTCGGCCCATTAACCTTCGAACTGGGGAGCCGCTATGAGCGTCAAGAGACCGACGCCTCCGGCGGCAATCCCGACGCCGATCACGATCTTTACAGTGTGTCGACCGGCGCTATCTATAACTTCTCTGACAACTACGCGCTCAACATCTCGGCCACCCGTTCGCAACGCGCGCCGGCGGCACAGGAGCTTTACGCCGCCGGCCCACACCTTACCACTTTGACGTTCGAACAGGGCGATGCCGGCCTGGAGGAGGAAACCGCGCACAGTGTCGATATCGGCCTGCGCAAGACGCAGGGACGCCTGACCTGGGGCGTCAACGCGTTCGCCAATCGGATCGATGACTTCATCTTTCTGGAGGGGATCGACGGTAACGGCGATGGCCTGGTGGACCGCGTGAGCGAAGAAGGCGAATTCGACCCGGTCGGTGAACTGGTATCCGTCGCATACGAGCAGCAGGACGCCGAGTTCTACGGCGGCGAGGTGGAAGGTGTGATCGGCCTGCTGCAAGGATCAGGCAGCGGGCTCGACCTGCGCGTATTCGCCGACTACGTACGCGGCAAACTGGACGGCGGCGGCGATCTGCCGCGTATCACGCCGCTGCGCTTCGGGGCGGGGCTGGACTATACGCTGGAGCGCTGGAGCGCCGGCATCGATGTGATCCAGATCGAAGAGCAGGACCAGGTGGCGGAGCTGGAAACGGAAACGCAAGGCTACACCATGCTGGACGCGAATCTGACTTATTGGGTGGCGAGCAACGCGGATTATCAGTTTTTCGTGCAAGGCTCCAATCTGCTGGATGAGGAGGCGCGCCGTCACACGTCGTTCGTGAAAGAGACAGCGCCGCTGCCCGGGCGCTCGGTGCTGGTAGGCTTGAACGCGCGGTTCTGA